Proteins encoded within one genomic window of Triticum aestivum cultivar Chinese Spring chromosome 2D, IWGSC CS RefSeq v2.1, whole genome shotgun sequence:
- the LOC123049844 gene encoding uncharacterized protein, which produces MARARVRHAGGEIADDDILREVFARLPGLQDLLRCAATCKRWLHLVTDPTFLRRVGLWPETARRPSVLVGIFSQNAYPTSKHLPLNDSPPSFLSLQAGGARLTFDSFVPNGDGLFNLARPLASRRGLLLVRIMPPTRVDCYRSHEVHEKLHLAVCRPLIDKQRRLLPPLSFHVNRGYLYLDLDLDWHLTGCVLLTDEDHGVIDDLDRRRQPAFQVLLTYTSNSGIVYVYTYSSATGIWSAPTMCRRASYSYLTRCGPFAGVVTRGIAHWLYMDKTSFYTLNVCAATTHVSWTKIPIKVRAGEQRRPPFPCVTGEGRLSLVNIRDHGVLELWTKQGQDDDDRGCEIGGGGWLRSDLVNLGSEERINLIFFAERRAALLVEQRGAFFTVDLKSKKKASIDLKGEEMEHFKGTYRFPANLCSSSWCSGLHHGLKMCGYNKPVLYEVDWSTPVVGEVR; this is translated from the coding sequence ATGGCGCGCGCACGAGTACGCCACGCCGGCGGCGAGATCGCGGACGACGACATCCTCCGCGAGGTCTTCGCGCGCCTGCCGGGCTTGCAGGACCTCCTCCGCTGCGCAGCCACGTGCAAGCGATGGCTACACCTCGTCACCGACCCGACCTTCCTCCGACGCGTGGGCCTCTGGCCGGAGACGGCGCGCCGCCCGTCAGTCCTCGTCGGGATCTTCTCCCAGAACGCGTACCCAACCAGCAAGCACCTGCCTCTGAACGACAGCCCTCCAAGCTTCCTGAGCCTTCAGGCCGGCGGCGCCCGTCTCACCTTCGACTCCTTCGTCCCCAACGGCGATGGGCTCTTCAACCTGGCAAGACCACTCGCGTCGCGACGCGGCCTTCTCCTCGTGCGCATCATGCCGCCTACCCGGGTCGACTGCTACCGCAGCCATGAAGTCCATGAAAAGCTCCATCTGGCGGTGTGCCGCCCTCTGATCGACAAGCAGCGCAGGCTTCTACCACCGCTTTCCTTCCACGTGAACCGTGGATATTTGTACTTGGACTTAGACTTGGACTGGCATCTAACCGGCTGCGTGCTTCTTACCGACGAGGATCATGGTGTCATTGACGATTTGGATCGGCGACGACAACCGGCGTTTCAGGTGCTCTTGACTTACACCAGCAACAGCGGCATCGTGTATGTCTACACGTACTCCTCTGCCACAGGCATTTGGAGCGCGCCCACCATGTGTCGCCGGGCATCATATTCATACCTCACCAGGTGCGGACCGTTCGCTGGTGTTGTCACCCGTGGCATCGCGCACTGGTTATACATGGACAAGACAAGTTTCTACACGCTCAATGTATGCGCTGCCACGACACATGTTTCTTGGACCAAGATCCCCATCAAGGTCCGCGCCGGTGAGCAGCGGCGGCCACCGTTTCCATGTGTCACTGGAGAAGGGAGGCTTTCGTTAGTTAATATACGAGACCATGGCGTGCTAGAGCTTTGGACCAAGCAAGGACAAGATGACGACGATCGTGGCTGCGAGATTGGCGGGGGAGGGTGGTTGCGCTCCGACCTGGTAAATCTAGGAAGCGAGGAGAGAATAAACCTCATCTTCTTTGCAGAGAGGAGAGCTGCGCTGCTCGTGGAGCAGCGCGGTGCATTTTTCACCGTCGACCTCAAGAGTAAGAAAAAGGCATCCATTGATCTCAAGGGCGAGGAAATGGAGCATTTCAAAGGCACATACAGGTTTCCAGCGAATCTATGTAGTAGTAGTTGGTGTAGTGGATTGCACCACGGCCTGAAAATGTGTGGGTATAATAAGCCTGTGTTGTACGAGGTGGATTGGTCCACTCCCGTTGTCGGGGAGGTGCGATGA